From the genome of Alphaproteobacteria bacterium, one region includes:
- a CDS encoding dihydrodipicolinate synthase family protein has translation MKDMRRVEGVIPVLVTPITAEGEIDEAGLVNLVEFLIERGVGGLWVLGTNSEDMNLSFKKRLTVAELVTKTVAGRVPVLLGCSFYALEDSHDFIDATSHLEADAYHFMPYHPLYSLDRLEWHYRAIADHAPKPLWGYSSANWCRPVPPEFYERIKDHPNIAGVKFSSNNTVHCTKAISLAEPGFQVITAVVACFHSNLALGVQGTTTSLACAVPEAIINQYKTFRDGNISESLEMQRRLNGFQDALPGTLKTDNFIPGAAEKYILSLRGICGPHMTSYYRDANEAEQAQIRDALEKFEMLPDGALA, from the coding sequence ATGAAAGATATGCGACGCGTCGAAGGGGTCATCCCCGTGCTCGTCACGCCGATCACGGCCGAAGGCGAAATCGATGAGGCCGGATTGGTAAACCTCGTCGAGTTTCTCATCGAGCGCGGTGTCGGCGGGCTCTGGGTGCTCGGGACCAATTCCGAGGACATGAACCTGTCCTTCAAGAAGCGCCTGACAGTCGCCGAACTGGTCACCAAGACCGTCGCCGGGCGGGTGCCGGTCCTCCTGGGCTGCAGCTTCTACGCGCTGGAGGACAGCCACGATTTCATCGACGCAACGAGCCATCTCGAGGCCGATGCCTACCACTTCATGCCCTATCATCCGCTTTACAGCCTCGACCGGCTTGAGTGGCATTATCGGGCGATTGCGGACCATGCGCCGAAACCGCTTTGGGGCTATTCCAGCGCCAACTGGTGCCGTCCGGTCCCACCGGAATTTTACGAACGAATCAAGGATCACCCCAACATCGCGGGTGTGAAGTTCAGCTCCAACAACACGGTCCATTGCACCAAGGCGATCTCGCTTGCCGAGCCCGGCTTCCAGGTGATCACCGCCGTGGTCGCCTGCTTCCACTCGAACCTGGCGCTCGGCGTGCAGGGCACGACCACCAGCCTCGCCTGTGCGGTCCCGGAAGCAATCATCAATCAGTACAAAACGTTCCGCGACGGCAACATCAGTGAATCCCTCGAAATGCAGCGGCGCTTGAACGGGTTCCAGGATGCCTTGCCGGGCACACTCAAGACCGACAATTTCATCCCTGGCGCGGCGGAGAAGTACATCCTTTCGCTACGCGGCATCTGCGGGCCGCACATGACCAGCTACTACCGCGACGCCAACGAGGCCGAGCAGGCGCAGATTCGGGACGCTCTCGAAAAGTTCGAAATGCTCCCCGACGGCGCGCTGGCCTGA
- a CDS encoding acylneuraminate cytidylyltransferase family protein — translation MNENPKPRTLGVIPARGGSKRLPRKNVRDLNGAPLIAYTIAAAAGAANLTDWLVSSDDDEIMAAAQSYGAPVPYKRPAELGGDEIRNNDVMLHALDHMEAATGAAYDVIVLLQPTCPIRQSAHIDTAIESLQGSDLDTVASVKGPFKKRDPNLKRIRDGVLEDYCGTPPGPDWEPFYIYNASIYAMRCDWFRRERKFVSARQIPLVMDEYHSIDVDTEADFQVAEALVRHLNIPTPKEINQ, via the coding sequence ATGAACGAAAACCCCAAACCACGCACCCTCGGCGTCATCCCCGCACGCGGCGGATCGAAACGCCTGCCGCGCAAGAATGTGCGCGACCTGAACGGCGCCCCCCTGATCGCATACACAATCGCAGCGGCGGCCGGCGCGGCGAACCTGACCGACTGGCTGGTCTCGAGCGACGACGACGAGATCATGGCCGCGGCACAGAGCTACGGCGCGCCCGTGCCCTACAAGCGCCCAGCAGAGCTCGGCGGCGACGAGATTCGCAACAACGACGTCATGCTGCATGCACTCGACCATATGGAAGCGGCGACGGGGGCGGCCTATGACGTGATTGTCCTGCTCCAGCCGACCTGTCCGATCCGCCAGTCTGCGCATATCGACACAGCCATCGAGTCCCTGCAGGGCTCCGATCTGGACACGGTCGCCAGTGTGAAAGGCCCGTTCAAGAAGCGGGATCCCAATCTCAAACGCATTCGCGACGGCGTGCTGGAAGATTATTGCGGTACGCCGCCCGGTCCCGATTGGGAACCGTTCTACATCTATAACGCGTCGATCTATGCGATGCGTTGCGACTGGTTCCGGCGCGAGCGGAAGTTCGTGTCCGCGCGACAAATCCCCCTGGTGATGGACGAGTATCACTCGATCGACGTCGACACCGAGGCAGACTTCCAAGTGGCCGAGGCCCTTGTTCGCCACCTCAATATTCCGACCCCGAAGGAGATCAATCAATGA
- a CDS encoding FdtA/QdtA family cupin domain-containing protein, with the protein MSKIETALSEVREIEFPEHVNPSGELIVLEKAGGLPFDVQRSFIVKGRPNAVRGTHAHKLCSQLMICVSGAIDVVCDDGAAQADYTLRNPKDGLLVPPGIWSQQTYLEDDTILLVLCDRPYEEDDYIRDRDAYLRFRGISETSS; encoded by the coding sequence ATGAGCAAGATAGAAACAGCCCTTTCCGAAGTCCGGGAGATCGAGTTCCCCGAGCATGTAAACCCGTCGGGCGAACTCATCGTTCTGGAGAAGGCCGGTGGCCTGCCGTTCGATGTCCAGCGTTCCTTTATCGTCAAAGGCCGCCCGAATGCCGTTCGGGGGACACATGCGCACAAATTGTGCAGTCAGTTGATGATTTGTGTGTCCGGGGCCATCGATGTGGTGTGTGACGACGGGGCCGCGCAAGCTGACTACACGCTCCGCAATCCGAAGGACGGATTGCTGGTCCCGCCGGGCATCTGGAGCCAGCAGACCTATCTCGAAGACGACACGATCCTCCTCGTGCTGTGCGACCGCCCGTATGAGGAAGACGACTATATTCGTGACCGCGACGCCTATCTGCGCTTCCGCGGCATTTCGGAGACCTCTTCATGA
- a CDS encoding NAD-dependent epimerase/dehydratase family protein produces MTVEPDPRFEGQNVVITGAGGFLGSQLGRSLSLSAGQLVRVARNPLPPMPDAATDVDDIQGDIRDPNLWQRVFDRQVDVVFHLAGQTDLRHSLADPMEDLDINTMATLRLLEGARRSGQCPAVVFASTATTAGVSHTTPVDESGRERPLSIYDANKLQSENYLRIFATEGYISGASLRLTNVFGAGHTRTGTNRGILDRVLDRALKGETVRIFEPGNWLRDYVFVDDVIAAFQAAGSESSNLKGDSYLVGSGVGTPLADAFQLVSNIAQEATGVEVPIMFVEPPEPLHPVEERNFIANTDALHRDTGWSCKWSLEDGLRETLRRRKEQGNIGLES; encoded by the coding sequence ATGACTGTCGAGCCGGACCCGCGCTTCGAAGGCCAGAACGTCGTGATCACCGGGGCGGGTGGATTCCTCGGCTCACAACTGGGTCGCAGCCTTTCCCTGTCGGCCGGTCAGTTGGTGCGCGTTGCCCGCAACCCGCTGCCGCCGATGCCGGATGCCGCGACGGATGTCGACGACATACAGGGTGACATTCGGGACCCGAACCTATGGCAGCGCGTGTTCGACAGGCAGGTCGACGTCGTGTTCCATCTCGCCGGTCAAACCGATTTGCGGCACTCACTCGCGGACCCGATGGAAGACCTCGATATCAACACGATGGCGACATTGCGCTTGCTCGAAGGTGCAAGAAGGTCAGGACAGTGTCCGGCTGTCGTCTTCGCAAGCACCGCGACAACAGCCGGAGTCTCGCACACCACGCCCGTCGATGAGTCGGGGCGCGAACGGCCGCTTTCGATTTACGATGCCAATAAACTTCAGTCCGAAAACTATCTGCGCATTTTTGCAACGGAGGGCTACATATCCGGTGCGTCGCTGCGGCTAACGAATGTGTTCGGCGCCGGGCATACACGTACGGGAACAAACCGCGGTATCCTCGACAGGGTTCTGGACAGAGCCCTCAAGGGTGAAACCGTGAGAATATTCGAACCGGGAAACTGGCTGCGTGACTATGTGTTCGTCGATGACGTGATCGCGGCATTCCAGGCAGCCGGATCAGAGAGCAGTAACTTGAAGGGTGATTCCTACTTGGTCGGGTCGGGGGTCGGCACGCCGCTCGCGGATGCATTCCAGCTTGTTTCAAACATTGCACAGGAGGCTACCGGCGTTGAGGTTCCGATCATGTTCGTTGAGCCGCCCGAGCCGCTCCACCCTGTCGAAGAGCGAAACTTCATCGCCAATACCGATGCTTTGCACCGTGACACCGGCTGGTCATGCAAATGGTCCCTCGAAGACGGCTTGCGAGAGACCCTGCGGCGGCGGAAGGAACAGGGCAACATCGGGTTGGAATCCTGA
- a CDS encoding glycosyltransferase family 4 protein: MLYLCRVFSGFETSLERRRWQPTGAPTIYRVIEALDRTDHEVTFLMTCRGVGADYRTDWTDPADREVELEGLSRPVHVLASEHRYPAWLGRLRGPLTNLRHLWRTWRTVRKTRPDLVYVDRSNVLAGALIARLTRIPVVLRVMGVYPSMWDALTERSRGARVARWAYRAPFALALCTQDGSGGERWLPEALHPGTPFRMLLNGFDGSARSAETDPRFEAIPADKTIVLFVGRFESIKGCEEFADALIQLHAEGRQDIHAVMIGTGRLRDGVQTRVTEAGAADMFTFIDRLNHDQVPEAHRRSDIYVSLNRLGQLSNANLEAMSMGACMIVPAAQPERGIDLATEALVDESAVLRLPWVNQTDALADALRTLTSDPERRNALRANMKATADKLVQSWDARVAEEFALIGELTGRKP, encoded by the coding sequence ATGCTTTATCTCTGTCGGGTCTTCAGCGGGTTCGAGACCAGCCTCGAACGGCGCCGCTGGCAGCCGACCGGTGCTCCGACCATCTACCGCGTCATCGAAGCGCTCGACCGGACCGACCATGAGGTCACCTTCCTGATGACGTGTCGTGGTGTCGGCGCCGACTATCGCACGGACTGGACCGACCCGGCGGACCGGGAAGTCGAACTGGAAGGCCTGAGCCGGCCGGTTCACGTTCTCGCCAGCGAGCATCGTTACCCCGCCTGGCTGGGCCGCTTGCGCGGGCCGTTGACCAATCTGCGGCACCTCTGGCGCACCTGGCGCACCGTCCGGAAGACCCGGCCCGATCTGGTATATGTCGACCGCTCGAATGTTCTCGCCGGCGCGTTGATCGCGCGGCTCACACGTATTCCCGTGGTCCTGCGGGTCATGGGCGTCTACCCCTCGATGTGGGACGCGCTGACCGAACGGTCCCGCGGCGCCCGTGTCGCGCGCTGGGCCTATCGCGCGCCCTTCGCGCTGGCGCTGTGTACGCAGGACGGCAGCGGCGGCGAACGCTGGCTGCCCGAGGCGCTACACCCCGGCACACCGTTCCGCATGCTGCTTAACGGGTTCGACGGCAGCGCACGTTCCGCCGAGACCGACCCGCGGTTTGAGGCGATACCCGCCGACAAGACAATCGTGCTTTTCGTCGGGCGGTTCGAATCAATCAAGGGATGTGAGGAATTCGCCGACGCGCTGATTCAGCTCCACGCAGAAGGCCGGCAGGACATCCACGCCGTGATGATCGGTACCGGCCGGCTGCGTGACGGCGTCCAGACACGCGTCACCGAGGCCGGCGCGGCGGACATGTTCACCTTCATCGACAGGCTCAACCATGATCAGGTGCCCGAGGCCCATCGCCGGTCCGACATCTATGTCTCACTCAACCGACTGGGGCAGTTGAGCAACGCCAACCTCGAGGCCATGTCGATGGGCGCCTGCATGATCGTCCCCGCCGCGCAGCCCGAGCGCGGGATCGATCTGGCAACCGAGGCGCTGGTCGACGAAAGCGCCGTTCTGCGCCTGCCCTGGGTCAACCAGACCGATGCGCTGGCAGACGCACTGCGCACCCTGACGTCAGACCCGGAACGCCGGAACGCCCTGCGCGCCAACATGAAGGCGACCGCGGACAAGCTGGTGCAAAGCTGGGATGCCCGCGTCGCCGAAGAATTCGCATTGATCGGCGAACTCACGGGCCGGAAGCCATGA
- a CDS encoding sulfotransferase, producing the protein MSPSILSLIDRPAFAPVRSVLRRVVPHGLRHNIHADALARAQQQTDQEALAGDRANLDDIARQCVQETIPVAAPLIMISQVQRSGGTLLSQLFDGHSAILSHPQELKIGYPEKFNWPPINVHASADDLFAMLFERTNISLVEQGYTKGKREPRRFRFFLPPVVQKQVFAAILANNPPATERDVLDAYFGSYFNAWLNYRGRVEDARYISAFVPRMLEDAANMASFFAAYPDGYLISVLRDPVSWFASAQRHNSKRHMFADVESAMDYWRASARAMVRNRANHGDRALIVSFEQLAAAPADTMRALSARIGIDFEPALEQPTFNGDSIVANSSFDDADTGVVDAVVDRTSHVSDSDRHYIEDNAMDDHNAAKALLEF; encoded by the coding sequence ATGAGCCCGTCCATTTTGTCTCTGATCGACCGGCCGGCGTTCGCGCCGGTCAGGTCCGTATTGCGCCGGGTCGTGCCCCATGGCCTGCGCCACAACATCCATGCCGACGCGCTGGCGCGCGCACAGCAGCAGACGGACCAGGAAGCCCTTGCCGGCGACCGGGCCAATCTCGACGACATCGCCCGTCAGTGCGTACAGGAGACCATCCCGGTCGCCGCGCCGCTGATCATGATCTCCCAGGTCCAGCGTTCCGGCGGCACCCTTTTGAGCCAGCTCTTCGACGGCCACAGCGCCATCCTGTCCCATCCCCAGGAACTGAAGATCGGCTACCCGGAGAAGTTCAACTGGCCGCCGATCAACGTCCACGCGTCGGCCGATGACCTGTTCGCCATGCTGTTCGAGCGGACCAATATTTCGCTGGTGGAGCAGGGCTACACCAAGGGCAAGCGTGAGCCGCGCCGGTTCCGGTTCTTCCTGCCGCCGGTGGTGCAGAAGCAGGTGTTCGCGGCTATTCTCGCGAACAACCCTCCGGCGACCGAGCGCGATGTGCTCGACGCCTATTTCGGCTCCTACTTCAACGCCTGGCTCAACTATCGCGGCCGCGTGGAAGACGCCCGCTATATCAGCGCGTTCGTGCCCCGCATGCTCGAGGACGCCGCCAACATGGCGTCATTCTTTGCGGCCTACCCCGACGGCTATCTGATCTCGGTCCTGCGCGACCCCGTATCCTGGTTCGCCTCGGCCCAGCGCCACAACTCGAAGCGCCACATGTTCGCCGACGTCGAAAGCGCCATGGATTACTGGCGGGCCAGCGCCCGGGCGATGGTGCGGAACCGTGCAAACCATGGTGACCGCGCGCTGATCGTGTCCTTCGAACAGCTCGCCGCCGCGCCAGCGGACACCATGCGCGCCCTGAGCGCGCGGATCGGCATCGACTTCGAACCGGCCCTCGAACAACCCACCTTCAACGGCGATTCGATCGTCGCGAATTCGAGCTTCGACGATGCCGACACCGGCGTCGTCGACGCGGTCGTCGATCGCACATCCCATGTATCCGACAGCGACCGTCACTATATCGAGGACAACGCCATGGACGACCACAACGCCGCCAAGGCACTTCTGGAATTCTAA
- a CDS encoding glycosyltransferase has translation MTARRVHVLSDGFKAPNARALLYPLIMHRRALAEAGISVRTFDRVESELTACDVLLVDSKHFQGPVRGQLAFVQDALAGFAASGITLAWYDSTDSAGWVVGGVLPLVRRYFKSQLLRDRAAYLRPMYARRAYADFYHREDGVTDDQATDTPQIDDPALLERIRLGWNSGLADYSRFGPARMALYGRLPFSCLLGQPRAARPADAPRQIALSCRMGIGYTRNSVAHQRRLIRDRLASRIRSDKLRRGGYFAELKSSRAVLSPFGLGEITLKDFEVFVTGGLLVKPDMRHLETWPDMYRDGETIRTFRWDLTDLDDVLTQIEDDRQSASAIAAHGQDEYLRHVSGPEAGQLFAARFARMIEETLLPADDTGRKAVV, from the coding sequence ATGACCGCCCGCCGCGTCCACGTCCTCTCGGACGGCTTCAAGGCGCCCAATGCGCGGGCGTTGCTCTACCCGCTCATCATGCACCGGCGCGCCCTGGCGGAGGCCGGCATTTCGGTTCGCACGTTCGACCGTGTCGAAAGTGAATTGACGGCGTGCGACGTCCTGCTTGTGGACAGCAAGCATTTCCAGGGCCCCGTCCGTGGCCAACTCGCCTTCGTGCAGGATGCGCTGGCGGGCTTCGCCGCGTCCGGTATCACACTTGCCTGGTACGACTCGACCGACAGCGCGGGCTGGGTCGTCGGTGGTGTGCTGCCGCTGGTGCGCCGCTACTTCAAGAGCCAGCTGCTGCGCGACCGTGCGGCCTATCTGCGCCCGATGTATGCGCGCCGCGCCTACGCCGACTTCTACCACCGCGAAGATGGGGTGACCGACGACCAGGCCACCGATACGCCACAGATCGACGACCCGGCGCTGCTCGAACGCATCCGCCTGGGCTGGAACTCCGGCCTGGCCGACTATTCCCGCTTCGGGCCCGCACGCATGGCGCTTTACGGGCGCCTGCCGTTTTCCTGCCTTCTCGGGCAACCCCGGGCCGCGCGGCCGGCAGACGCACCACGTCAGATCGCTTTGTCCTGTCGCATGGGTATCGGCTATACGCGCAACAGTGTGGCCCATCAGCGGCGGCTTATCCGTGACCGGTTGGCGAGCCGGATACGTTCCGACAAGCTTCGCCGGGGCGGGTACTTTGCCGAGCTCAAATCAAGTCGCGCGGTCCTCTCGCCCTTCGGGCTCGGCGAGATCACGCTGAAGGATTTCGAGGTCTTCGTGACAGGCGGTCTGCTCGTCAAGCCGGACATGCGGCACCTCGAAACCTGGCCCGATATGTATCGCGACGGCGAGACCATCCGCACGTTTCGCTGGGACCTCACCGACCTGGATGATGTACTGACGCAGATTGAAGACGACCGACAGAGCGCCAGCGCGATCGCCGCGCACGGCCAGGACGAGTATCTGCGCCACGTCAGCGGCCCGGAGGCCGGGCAATTGTTCGCCGCGCGCTTCGCCCGCATGATCGAGGAAACGCTGCTACCTGCCGACGATACTGGCAGAAAGGCAGTTGTCTGA
- a CDS encoding glycosyltransferase family 4 protein has translation MTESALHEERVDILLFISDLGSGGAQRVLCRLAEHWSGAGRRVAVATLSSPDQDFFTLPADVQRRAINLNARSRSPVGGLLRNVARIRHLRRVLRELRPAVAVAFVGPNAVLLVAAAMGTGIHTVAAERNDPARQSFGRMWDRLRRWAYRRADRVTINSTGAANALRSIVQPDRLIYTPNPMPHPIDGATADIPGPCILAVARLHPQKGLDLLLNAFAALERPAWNLVIVGEGNERARLSAQADTLGISGRVRFTGTVSNPADYFRAADIFALPSRHEGTPNALMEAMSYGMAAIVSDASPGPLDLITNGTNGLVTPAGDVAALTRALQRLIDDRDLRETLGNAARTSMQARRYNDDAFTRWDAAVDFTSALSDNPA, from the coding sequence ATGACCGAATCGGCCCTGCACGAAGAGCGCGTGGATATCCTGCTGTTCATCAGCGACCTGGGTAGCGGCGGCGCGCAGCGTGTCCTGTGCCGCCTTGCGGAACATTGGTCGGGGGCCGGGCGGCGTGTCGCCGTAGCGACACTTTCATCGCCGGACCAGGATTTCTTCACCCTGCCCGCCGACGTGCAACGCCGCGCGATCAACCTGAACGCCCGATCGCGATCTCCCGTCGGCGGATTGTTGCGCAACGTTGCGCGTATCCGCCATCTGCGACGGGTTCTGCGCGAGCTCCGTCCCGCCGTCGCGGTCGCCTTCGTCGGCCCCAACGCCGTGCTTCTGGTCGCCGCGGCCATGGGCACCGGCATCCACACCGTTGCGGCCGAACGCAACGACCCGGCACGACAAAGTTTCGGGCGCATGTGGGATCGCCTGCGCCGCTGGGCCTACCGCCGCGCCGACAGGGTGACAATAAATTCGACCGGCGCGGCAAACGCATTACGAAGCATCGTGCAACCCGACCGCCTGATCTACACACCCAACCCCATGCCGCACCCCATCGACGGCGCGACGGCCGACATCCCCGGCCCCTGCATCCTCGCCGTCGCGCGGTTGCATCCGCAGAAGGGGCTCGACCTGTTGCTGAACGCCTTCGCCGCGCTCGAGCGGCCCGCCTGGAACCTGGTGATCGTCGGCGAGGGCAACGAGCGTGCGCGTTTGTCGGCTCAGGCCGACACGCTTGGAATCAGTGGCCGGGTAAGGTTCACGGGCACTGTCTCCAACCCGGCCGACTATTTTCGCGCCGCGGATATCTTCGCGCTGCCGTCCCGCCACGAGGGAACGCCCAACGCCCTGATGGAAGCCATGAGCTACGGCATGGCGGCCATCGTCAGCGATGCCTCGCCCGGGCCGCTCGACCTGATCACGAACGGCACGAACGGGCTGGTCACGCCCGCCGGTGACGTGGCCGCGCTGACCCGCGCCCTGCAACGTCTGATCGACGACCGGGACTTGCGCGAGACGCTCGGTAACGCCGCCCGCACAAGCATGCAGGCCCGACGCTACAACGACGATGCATTCACGCGGTGGGACGCCGCGGTTGATTTCACGTCCGCACTTTCGGACAACCCCGCATGA
- a CDS encoding SDR family oxidoreductase, translated as MKFVVTGALGHIGSRLVRALPDHFPGCSIDLVDNLMTQRYPALFDLGDEASYRFREIDITRDPLEPVVEGADCVVHLAAITDAASSFGRADELEAVNYIGTEKVARACASMRTPLISLSSTSVYGSQKAVVDETAGMEDLNPQSPYADCKLKEERLLAELGESDDLAFFMARFGTIFGVSPGMRFHTAVNKFCWQAAMGEPLTVWSTAYEQKRPYLDLEDAVAALAHVIRGKIFDKRIYNVLTLNARVRDIVDAIRIHVPDLDVTFVDAEIMNQLSYEVSDARFRETGFTPTGDLQRGVRETIALLTPGSAA; from the coding sequence ATGAAGTTCGTCGTCACCGGCGCCCTTGGACATATCGGCTCGCGTCTCGTGCGCGCCCTGCCGGATCACTTCCCGGGCTGCAGCATCGATCTCGTCGACAATCTGATGACCCAGCGCTATCCCGCGCTATTCGATCTCGGCGACGAGGCCAGCTATCGCTTCCGCGAGATCGACATCACGCGCGACCCGCTGGAGCCGGTCGTCGAGGGTGCGGATTGCGTCGTTCATCTGGCCGCAATCACCGACGCGGCGTCCAGCTTCGGCCGCGCTGACGAGCTCGAAGCCGTCAACTATATCGGCACGGAAAAAGTCGCCCGCGCCTGCGCCAGTATGAGGACGCCCCTGATCTCGCTGTCGTCGACAAGCGTATACGGATCGCAGAAGGCGGTGGTCGACGAGACCGCAGGCATGGAAGATCTGAACCCGCAGAGCCCCTATGCCGACTGCAAGCTCAAGGAAGAACGCCTGCTGGCCGAGCTGGGCGAGAGCGACGACCTCGCCTTCTTCATGGCGCGTTTCGGCACGATCTTCGGCGTGTCGCCCGGCATGCGCTTCCACACCGCGGTCAACAAATTCTGCTGGCAGGCGGCGATGGGGGAGCCACTCACCGTGTGGAGCACCGCCTACGAGCAAAAGCGCCCTTATCTGGACCTCGAGGATGCGGTCGCCGCACTCGCACATGTCATCCGGGGCAAGATCTTCGACAAGCGCATCTATAACGTCCTGACCCTGAACGCGCGGGTGCGCGACATCGTCGATGCCATCCGCATCCATGTGCCCGATCTCGACGTGACGTTCGTCGACGCGGAGATCATGAACCAGCTCTCCTATGAAGTCTCCGATGCGCGGTTCCGCGAGACCGGGTTTACGCCGACCGGCGACCTGCAGCGCGGCGTGCGCGAGACCATCGCCTTGCTGACCCCGGGATCCGCCGCATGA
- a CDS encoding asparagine synthase-related protein, whose translation MKPVITSPPAAAGGTATHGHGWTQFTAGAVHVVHRGEPAAAQIVAAALAAPPCDAQSIATRLVEIAGFYAVIGTGPGGTVGAVDHIRSTPLFYCRGPVTDGQAPVSTDARALTAGQPPFDPDAVREFAMAGYVTGADTLVPAIAQMEAGDVRVWQSGADTSTQASSYRHWPDARDACSPEQARARLSDIADIAFARTITKANGRTIIVPLSGGLDSRLVLAKLAEHGARNLRAFSYGPGRNADAAVAQRVAARLGVEWEFIATGSRGARAALPDVLRQEYGHFADGLCAVPNHQDLLALSVLRQRGRLPADAMIVNGQTGDFVTGGHIPAALMSDETIPLETVITAILDKHYGLWRSLLTPANITAIRARIADRLGIADSATRPVSAAEAAAFFELWEYRERQAKYVVGGQRIYDFLGLDWDLPLWDRDFTAFWRDAPLADKYNQALYRDWLFDWDHTQVFSTISSRITAWPRALSAVLAPVAVATRLLAGRARRDRLFRYLNYFDRFSDHYRMFGFSTFKRHMHDMRNPASLYAREWLEREGVDVDAIARA comes from the coding sequence ATGAAACCGGTCATCACGTCGCCCCCTGCCGCAGCCGGCGGGACGGCCACGCATGGGCACGGCTGGACGCAGTTCACCGCCGGCGCGGTGCATGTGGTTCATCGCGGAGAGCCGGCGGCAGCGCAAATCGTCGCCGCGGCACTCGCGGCGCCGCCCTGCGATGCACAGTCGATCGCCACGCGTCTGGTCGAGATTGCCGGATTCTACGCCGTGATCGGAACCGGCCCGGGCGGCACCGTCGGGGCCGTCGATCATATCCGCAGCACACCGCTCTTCTATTGCCGTGGCCCGGTCACGGACGGACAGGCGCCTGTTTCAACCGATGCGCGTGCGTTGACGGCCGGGCAGCCGCCGTTCGACCCGGACGCGGTCCGCGAGTTTGCGATGGCGGGTTATGTCACCGGCGCCGACACTCTCGTGCCGGCAATCGCGCAGATGGAGGCCGGCGACGTCAGGGTTTGGCAAAGCGGCGCTGACACCTCCACGCAAGCGTCGTCCTACCGCCATTGGCCGGACGCGCGCGATGCGTGTTCGCCGGAACAGGCCCGCGCCCGGTTGTCGGACATCGCCGACATCGCATTCGCGCGGACAATCACGAAAGCCAACGGGCGGACAATTATCGTCCCCCTCAGTGGCGGGCTCGATTCACGCCTCGTGCTGGCCAAGCTGGCCGAACACGGCGCCAGGAATCTGCGGGCTTTTTCCTATGGCCCCGGCCGCAATGCCGACGCCGCGGTCGCGCAGCGTGTCGCGGCGCGCCTGGGCGTGGAATGGGAGTTCATCGCGACCGGCAGTCGCGGGGCGCGCGCGGCACTGCCCGATGTCCTGCGCCAGGAATATGGCCACTTCGCCGACGGGTTGTGCGCGGTGCCCAATCACCAGGATTTGCTCGCCCTGTCCGTGCTCCGGCAGCGAGGTCGGCTCCCGGCCGACGCGATGATCGTCAACGGCCAGACCGGTGACTTCGTTACCGGCGGGCACATCCCGGCCGCGTTGATGTCTGACGAGACCATCCCGCTCGAAACGGTGATCACGGCCATCCTGGACAAGCATTATGGCCTCTGGCGTTCGCTGCTCACCCCGGCGAACATCACCGCCATTCGTGCGCGGATCGCGGATCGCCTCGGCATCGCAGACAGTGCGACACGCCCTGTGAGTGCGGCAGAGGCCGCAGCATTTTTTGAGCTCTGGGAATATCGCGAACGGCAGGCCAAGTATGTGGTCGGCGGCCAGCGCATCTATGATTTTCTCGGCCTCGACTGGGATCTGCCCCTGTGGGATCGGGACTTCACCGCCTTCTGGCGCGACGCACCGCTGGCAGACAAGTACAACCAGGCGCTATACCGCGACTGGCTCTTCGACTGGGACCACACGCAGGTCTTCTCCACCATCTCGAGCCGCATCACCGCCTGGCCGCGCGCGCTCAGCGCCGTCCTCGCACCCGTTGCCGTCGCCACCCGCCTGCTCGCCGGCCGCGCGCGCCGCGATCGCCTGTTCCGATATCTCAACTATTTCGACCGGTTCAGCGACCACTACCGGATGTTCGGATTCTCCACCTTCAAGCGGCACATGCACGACATGCGAAACCCGGCATCGCTGTATGCCCGCGAATGGCTCGAACGCGAGGGCGTCGATGTCGATGCCATCGCCCGGGCCTGA